In Pseudomonas coleopterorum, the genomic window TCGCGCCGTTGCCGATCGTCACCGGCGCCATGGTGGTCCAGGTCTTCCACCTCAATCTCGTCTGGGGGTTGCTGGCCATCGTGTTGGGGCATTGCCTGGGGGGTGTGGTCATTGCCCTGTCCTCGGCGCAGGGGCCAAGGCTGGGTATACCGCAGATGGTCCAGAGTCGAGGGCAATTCGGTCGGTTCGGCGCGCTGTTGATCGTGTTCTTCGCTGCGTTGATCTACGTTGGTTTCTTCATCTCCAACATCGTGCTGGCCGGGAAATCGATCCACGCCATGGTCGAGCCGATTTCATTGCCTCTGGGCAGCCTCATCGGCGCCCTGGCCGCGACCGCCATCGGCGTGCTCGGCTACCGCTTCATTCACACCTTGAACCGGATCGGCACCTGGGTCATGGGCGGCGCGCTGCTCGCCGGCTTCGCCTTCGTGTTCAGTCAGCCGCTGCCGGTCGATTTCCTGACCCGAGGCGGATTCACCCTGGCAGGATTCATCGCCACGGTGTCGCTGGGGGTGATCTGGCAGGTCAGTTTTTCGCCTTATGTATCGGACTACTCCCGCTACCTGCCCAGCGATATCGGCATCGCCAAGCCGTTCTGGGCCACCTACGCCGGTGCCACGCTGGGCACCATCCTGTCGTTCAGCTTCGGCGCCGTAGTGGTGCTGGCAACCCCGCCAGGCACCGAAGCGATGACTGCGGTTGAGCAGGCGACCGGCGTGCTGGGCCCCGTGCTGATGTTGCTGTTCCTGCTCAACATCATCAGCCACAACGCGCTGAACCTGTACGGTGCGGTACTGGCCATCGTCACCGCCGTGCAGACGTTCATCGCCCACTGGACGCCGAGTGTGAAGGTGCGCATCGTGCTGTCGGCGCTGGTGTTGAGCGGGTGCTGTGTGGTGGCGGTGGGCGCGTCGGGCGACTTCATCCAAGACTTCATC contains:
- a CDS encoding purine-cytosine permease family protein — encoded protein: MSERSSQDPLIESHTVEQVPHAERHGRARDLFTLWFSTNIAPLPIVTGAMVVQVFHLNLVWGLLAIVLGHCLGGVVIALSSAQGPRLGIPQMVQSRGQFGRFGALLIVFFAALIYVGFFISNIVLAGKSIHAMVEPISLPLGSLIGALAATAIGVLGYRFIHTLNRIGTWVMGGALLAGFAFVFSQPLPVDFLTRGGFTLAGFIATVSLGVIWQVSFSPYVSDYSRYLPSDIGIAKPFWATYAGATLGTILSFSFGAVVVLATPPGTEAMTAVEQATGVLGPVLMLLFLLNIISHNALNLYGAVLAIVTAVQTFIAHWTPSVKVRIVLSALVLSGCCVVAVGASGDFIQDFIGLILALLLVLVPWACINLIDFYLIKYGDYDIESIFAADGGQYGRFNWHAIIAYACGIAVQLPFANTALYVGPYAHLVEGADLSWLVGIVVTGPLFYCLATRKQQRAERLRAGYAK